One genomic segment of Ricinus communis isolate WT05 ecotype wild-type chromosome 5, ASM1957865v1, whole genome shotgun sequence includes these proteins:
- the LOC8289828 gene encoding anaphase-promoting complex subunit 4 yields the protein METDDEQRVLPFQLQFDKPVASQIKIAEWNPEKDLLAMVTEDSKILLHRFNWQRLWTISPGGCITSLCWHPDGKAIAVGLEDGTISLHDVENGKLLRSLRSHTVAVVCLNWEEDGLVNKDDLCNYLTYEDRTSRFFPPAPKPPRMPGVVSGDTGFMDGSEDSYQELSSSSYQRFNILCSADKDGSICFSIFGIFPIGQINIHNFSVSTPLVDKQSTCQLMNASIYKVALSKDLCHLIVMCSGEFSENMVESRESQMTGHGSHSLVLDTSIFFKRKNELHQLAQQASNIEELTEVIRASLSVMSKQWSDAMRMFHEKFGSLSTLINDHALESSPQEEFLSLLGGARTSPAIHQFLVNSLGELGVKRVSKVVCGAGKELQRIVLDHMQPAAEIVAFRMGELRGLSRWRARYQGIGLDEMLIDNATEKSGMILVQIERFMRVLSSVEQQFSNFFSWLLKCIKLLMQEPSDQLLPYSSELVVIFLKFLYDQDPVRQLLELTEVGHDIEVDLETMQRVKELVQFGGFSDCKYLQRTLAEEFQQMESSFKEAFQMPFTTISRKIICNDLLPLFPLSSSPASTAMKIPLSISYYEEVSQSVSVHQTYEQSLVDYICFQVPKEPSSNISNHIGIMRGFMHDLSNIRKGYTSLEAVLLSIPAGYNCVDLSLYKDSQIVLLLNAIATSSESSGDACMMVVQASELPFVSISRSSSLNIWRLDQLKDSSVQLQMENEKVRCIPHSVIAPLAVSASRGVACVFATRKRALVYILEEDEDEVPEIE from the exons ATGGAAACCGATGACGAGCAGCGAGTGCTTCCATTTCAGCTTCAATTTGACAAACCAGTCGCCTCTCAG ATTAAAATTGCGGAATGGAATCCAGAGAAGGACTTACTGGCTATGGTAACTGAGGATTCTAAGATTTTACTCCATCGTTTCAATTGGCAGCGCTTATGGACTATTTCCCCTG gaGGTTGCATCACATCGTTGTGCTGGCATCCTGATGGTAAAGCAATAGCTGTTGGACTTGAAGATGGAACCATTTCCTTGCATGATGTTGAG AATGGGAAATTATTGAGAAGCTTGAGGTCTCATACTGTTGCGGTTGTGTGTCTTAACTGGGAGGAAGATGGACTAGTGAATAAA GATGATTTGTGTAACTACTTGACATATGAAGATCGCACTTCTCGTTTCTTCCCTCCTGCTCCAAAGCCCCCTCGGATGCCTGGTGTGGTATCTGGAGATACTGGTTTCATGGATGGCAGTGAAGATTCTTATCAAGAGTTATCAAGTTCTTCTTACCAACGCTTTAATATTCTGTGCAGTGCAGACAAAGATGGAAGTATTTGCTTTAGTATATTTGGAATTTTTCCAATAGGACAAATT AATATACACAACTTTTCTGTTTCTACTCCACTTGTGGATAAGCAATCAACTTGCCAGCTTATGAATGCATCCATTTACAAG GTTGCTTTGTCAAAAGACCTTTGTCATTTGATTGTCATGTGCTCAGGAGAATTCAGTGAAAATATGGTTGAATCAAGAGAAAGTCAAATGACTGGGCATGGCTCACATAGTTTAGTGCTTGAtacttctatattttttaagag GAAAAACGAACTCCATCAGTTGGCCCAACAAGCTTCTAACATTGAGGAATTAACTGAGGTTATCCGGGCATCATTATCAGTTATGTCAAAGCAGTGGTCAGATGCCATGCGCATGTTTCATGAGAAGTTTGGTTCTCTATCTACTTTGATTAACGACCATG CCCTAGAGTCTTCTCCCCAGGAGGAGTTTCTGAGCCTTTTAGGTGGTGCTCGCACTAGTCCAGCAATACATCAATTTCTGGTTAATAGTCTTGGTGAATTG GGTGTCAAGCGTGTTTCAAAAGTTGTTTGTGGTGCTGGAAAAGAACTTCAGCGTATTGTTCTTGATCATATGCAG CCTGCTGCAGAAATTGTTGCTTTCAGGATGGGAGAACTAAGAGGTCTTTCAAGATGGCGGGCACGCTACCAAGGTATTGGTTTAGATGAGATGCTTATCGATAATGCAACAGAAAAATCTGGCATGATACTAGTACAAATTGAACGGTTTATGAGGGTACTCTCATCTGTGGAGCAACAG TTTTCAAATTTCTTCAGTTGGCTTCTTAAATGTATAAAGCTACTTATGCAAGAACCAAGCGATCAGCTTCTGCCGTACAGCAG TGAACTCGTTgtcatattcttaaaattcttATACGATCAAGATCCGGTTAGGCAGCTGCTGGAACTAACTGAAGTTGGCCATGATATTGAAGTTGACTT GGAAACCATGCAAAGAGTTAAAGAATTAGTTCAGTTTGGAGGATTTTCAGATTGCAAATATCTGCAAAGGACATTAGCTGAAGAATTTCAACAAATGGAGTCTAG CTTCAAGGAGGCGTTTCAGATGCCCTTCACTacaatttcaagaaaaataatttgcaATGATTTGCTGCCACTATTTCCACTTTCATCTTCCCCAGCATCTACAGCCATGAAAATTCCTCTGTCAATATCATACTATGAG GAGGTTTCCCAATCTGTTTCAGTTCACCAAACTTATGAACAAAGCCTTGTTGATTACATATGCTTCCAAGTGCCGAAGGAACCttcttcaaatatttcaaatcaTATCGGCATAATGAGAGGTTTTATGCATGATTTGAGTAATATAAGGAAGGGCTATACTTCGTTGGAAGCTGTATTGTTGTCTATACCTGCTGGTTATAACTGTGTTGATCTCTCTTTATATAAG GATAGTCAAATAGTCTTGCTATTAAATGCGATTGCAACATCATCTGAAAGCTCTGGAGATGCCTGTATGATGGTTGTGCAAGCTAGTGAGCTTCCGTTTGTTTCTATATCAAGATCAAGTTCTCTGAACATCTGGAGATTAGATCAACTTAAG GATTCCTCTGTGCAACTACAAATGGAGAACGAAAAGGTCCGCTGCATACCTCATTCTGTTATTGCTCCCTTGGCAGTTAGTG CATCTAGAGGGGTAGCTTGCGTCTTTGCTACAAGAAAGCGTGCCTTGGTTTACATCCTggaggaagatgaagatgaagttCCAGAAATAGAATGA
- the LOC8289831 gene encoding bifunctional riboflavin kinase/FMN phosphatase, which translates to MISTMSMANPLKKFVSCVILDLDGTLLNTDGIVSDILKVFLVKYGKQWDGREGNRIVGKTPFEAAATIVEDYKLPCPTEEFIAEITPMFSDQWCKIKPLPGANRLIKHFIGHNVPMALASNSPRANIEAKISCHEGWKESFSIIIGGDEVKAGKPSPEIFLEAARRLNIEPSSCLVIEDSLPGVMGGKAAGMEVVAVPSIPKQSHLYTAADEVINSLLDLQPEKWGLPAFEDWVEGTLPVEPWHIGGPVVKGFGRGSKVLGIPTANLSTEGYSAVLSQHPSGVYFGWAALSTRGVYKMVMSIGWNPYFNNVEKTIEPWLLHEFEEDFYGEELRLVIVGYIRPEANFPSLESLVAKIQEDRKVAEIALDLPLYSKFRDDPYLKGSSL; encoded by the exons ATGATTTCTACAATGTCAATGGCAAACCCTTTGAAGAAGTTTGTGTCTTGTGTTATCCTTGATTTGGATGGTACCCTTCTCAATACAG ATGGAATTGTAAgtgatattttaaaagtttttttgGTCAAGTATGGGAAGCAATGGGATGGGAGAGAAGGTAATAGAATAGTAGGAAAGACTCCTTTCGAAGCTGCTGCTACTATAGTTGAAGATTATAAGCTTCCTTGTCCTACAGAAGAATTTATTGCAGAAATCACACCTATGTTCTCTGAtca ATGGTGCAAAATTAAACCGCTTCCAGGTGCCAATAGGTTGATTAAGCATTTTATTGGTCATAATGTGCCCATGGCACTGGCTTCAAACTCTCCAAGGGCAAATATAGAAGCCAAAATTTCGTGTCATGAAG GCTGGAAGGAATCCTTCTCCATCATTATTGGTGGTGATGAAGTAAAAGCAGGGAAACCATCTCCTGAAAT ATTTTTGGAAGCAGCTAGAAGGCTAAATATAGAACCATCCAGTTGCCTAGTTATTGAAGATTCTTT GCCTGGTGTTATGGGTGGTAAGGCTGCTGGCATGGAAGTGGTTGCTGTGCCATCAATTCCAAAACAATCCCATCTTTATACCGCAGCAGATGAAGTCATAAACTCTTTACTTGATTTGCAACCTGAAAAGTGGGGCCTTCCTGCATTTGAAGATT GGGTTGAGGGTACCTTGCCCGTGGAACCTTGGCATATTGGTGGTCCTGTAGTTAAGGGGTTTGGTCGTGGCTCAAAGGTTCTTGGAATCCCCACAG CTAATCTATCTACAGAAGGTTATTCAGCGGTGCTTTCACAGCATCCCTCAGGCGTGTATTTTGGTTGGGCTGCATTATCAACACGGGGTGTGTACAAAATGGTGATGAGTATCGGTTGGAATCCATATTTTAACAATGTGGAGAAGACTATA GAACCATGGCTGCTTCATGAATTTGAGGAAGATTTCTATGGTGAGGAGCTGCGACTTGTTATAGTTGGCTACATTCGACCAGAG GCCAATTTCCCATCACTTGAGAGCTTGGTAGCAAAGATTCAGGAGGACAGAAAAGTGGCAGAGATAGCCCTTGATCTTCCATTGTACTCAAAATTTAGGGACGATCCATATTTGAAAGGCTCGTCATTATGA
- the LOC8289832 gene encoding F-box protein SKIP27, whose protein sequence is MALGKRSNSMKLNRAGVDSDEAFKRLGCVRYTRSFGRKRIVISNAVDLLTLDSPIKTPLKRLCSLEPENPIKTPLKRLCSLEPEKSTLETLPQDILVRVLCCVNHDDLKQLFHVSTAIREATLVARKLHFAYSTPRKIPAFRTPIASTENPTEFDEFEAPNAPKVSRCYKSRLNRKNLMDISVALFASPRKGLFMETEV, encoded by the exons ATGGCATTGGGAAAGAGAAGCAATTCAATGAAGTTAAACCGTGCTGGAGTTGACAGTGATGAGGCATTCAAAAGACTGGGTTGTGTCCGATATACACGAAGTTTCGGAAGGAAGAGGATTGTGATTTCAAATGCTGTAGATTTATTGACTTTGGATTCGCCAATTAAAACTCCATTGAAAAGGCTTTGTAGTTTAGAGCCTGAGAATCCAATCAAAACTCCGTTGAAAAGACTTTGTAGTTTAGAGCCCGAAAAATCTACACTTGAAACCTTGCCTCAGGATATTCTG GTTAGGGTTCTCTGCTGTGTTAATCATGATGACTTGAAACAGCTTTTCCATGTATCTACAGCAATAAGAGAAGCT ACTTTGGTTGCAAGGAAATTGCATTTTGCCTACAGCACACCAAGAAAGATCCCTGCTTTTCGAACTCCTATTGCTTCTACTGAGAATCCAACTGAATTTGACGAGTTCGAAGCCCCGAATGCTCCAAAGGTATCACGGTGTTACAAGTCGCGATTAAACAGGAAGAATCTGATGGACATATCGGTGGCATTATTTGCTTCCCCAAGGAAGGGACTGTTCATGGAAACAGAGGTGTGA
- the LOC8275361 gene encoding uncharacterized protein LOC8275361: MQLMERNKVLWELNSISALLFHFNIMTSETISHLSTNPLFSCIITLYTLILLYFPHPFKIFLSPVLILTALLLLFLLRLGAVQRLQTPDPDKNDKKENTESREITENNVSVEENCGSVDKWVETGLDPNQSKPDFEESFVEWNVRAPLEIIYEAYEGEGDVDEDVKNETRSGRLQRYPSLSMYYPETDSDSSSDGDFSVTGEWDSPDSVCFRWEDEDRDGLLIEIALDRNNDKKHSGLDSGVDLDFYVEEDNLIEIDITPPKIQNDAFSGEL; the protein is encoded by the coding sequence ATGCAGCTTATGGAACGGAATAAAGTTCTGTGGGAATTGAATTCTATTTCAgctttattatttcatttcaataTCATGACCTCAGAAACCATTTCCCATCTCTCCACTAATCCACTTTTCTCATGCATAATCACCCTCTATACTCtaattctcttatattttccTCATCCTTTCAAAATCTTTCTCTCCCCAGTTTTGATCCTCACTGCACTtctccttctctttcttctccGTCTCGGCGCGGTGCAGAGACTCCAAACTCCAGACCcagataaaaatgataaaaaagaaaacactgAAAGCAGGGAAATTACAGAAAACAATGTTAGTGTAGAAGAAAACTGTGGTTCAGTAGACAAATGGGTCGAAACGGGTTTGGACCCAAATCAATCAAAACCAGATTTTGAAGAGTCATTTGTTGAATGGAATGTGAGGGCGCCACTGGAAATCATATATGAAGCATATGAAGGAGAAGGAGATGTAGATGAAGATGTTAAAAATGAGACTCGAAGTGGCAGGTTGCAAAGGTACCCATCTTTGTCAATGTACTACCCTGAAACGGACTCGGATTCTTCCTCCGACGGCGATTTTTCGGTGACCGGAGAATGGGATTCACCTGACAGTGTTTGCTTTAGATGGGAAGATGAAGATAGAGATGGGTTGTTGATTGAGATAGCTCTTGATCGTAACAATGACAAAAAGCATTCGGGTCTGGACTCGGGTGTGGATTTGGATTTTTATGTTGAAGAAGATAATTTGATAGAGATTGACATAACTCCAcccaaaattcaaaatgatgCGTTTTCCGGTGAGCTGTGA
- the LOC8275362 gene encoding external alternative NAD(P)H-ubiquinone oxidoreductase B2, mitochondrial gives MKGLSLYKRASRGFHDYPFLSKFVVVCAISGGGLVAYADANSSSAAAPLEAVSKRKKVVVLGTGWAGTSFLKKLDNPSYDVQVISPRNYFAFTPLLPSVTCGTVEARSIVEPIRNIVRKKNVDVCYWEAECFKIDAENKKVYCRSTQNNNLNGKEEFAVEYDYLVIAMGARPNTFNTPGVVEHCNFLKEVEDAQKIRRNVIDSFEKASLPNLSDEERKRILHFVVVGGGPTGVEFAAELHDFVNEDLVKLYPAAKDFVKITLLEAADHILGMFDKRITEFAEEKFRRDGIDVKLGSMVVKVSDKEISTKVRGNGETSSIPYGMVVWSTGIGTHPVIRDFMGQVGQTNRRALATDEWLRVEGCNDVYALGDCATVNQRKVMEDISAIFKKADKDNSGTLTAKEFQEVINDICERYPQVELYLKNKKMRNIVDLLKEDKGDVAKESIELNIEEFKTAVSEVDSQMKYLPATAQVASQQGTYLATCFNRMEEAEKNPEGPLRFRGEGRHRFRPFRYKHLGQFAPLGGEQTAAQLPGDWVSIGHSTQWLWYSVYASKQVSWRTRALVVTDWTRRFIFGRDSSRI, from the exons ATGAAAGGTTTAAGTTTATACAAGAGAGCTTCTAGAGGCTTCCACGACTATCCTTTCCTCTCTAAGTTTGTTGTTGTCTGCGCCATCAG TGGTGGGGGCCTTGTAGCTTATGCTGATGCAAACTCATCCAGTGCTGCGGCACCACTTGAGGCTGTctccaaaagaaagaaggtaGTTGTCCTTGGAACTGGTTGGGCAGGAACAAGTTTTCTGAAGAAACTAGATAATCCCTCATATGATGTTCAAGTGATATCGCCTCGAAATTATTTTGCCTTCACTCCCCTGCTACCAAGTGTTACATGTGGTACAGTTGAAGCTCGCAGCATTGTTGAACCTATTCGTAACATTGTTAGGAAG AAAAATGTGGACGTGTGTTACTGGGAAGCTGAATGTTTCAAGATTGATgcagaaaacaaaaaagtttATTGTCGCTCTactcaaaataacaatttgaATGGGAAAGAAGAGTTTGCTGTAGAATACGATTATCTCGTAATAGCCATGGGAGCTCGCCCAAATACATTCAACACCCCTGGTGTGGTAGAACATTGCAATTTCTTGAAG GAAGTTGAAGATGCTCAGAAAATTCGTAGGAATGTTATTGACTCCTTTGAAAAGGCAAGTTTGCCAAATTTAAGCGAtgaagaaaggaagagaatTCTTCATTTTGTAGTGGTTGGTGGTGGTCCAACTGGTGTGGAATTTGCTGCAGAGCTTCATGATTTTGTCAATGAGGATTTAGTCAAATTGTATCCTGCAGCCAAggattttgtaaaaataacaCTTCTTGAGGCAGCAGATCATATATTGGGCAT GTTTGACAAAAGAATCACAGAATTTGCTGAAGAGAAGTTCAGAAGAGATGGAATTGACGTGAAATTAGGGTCAATGGTTGTGAAAGTATCTGATAAGGAAATTTCAACTAAAGTAAGGGGGAATGGGGAAACTTCTTCTATACCTTATGGAATGGTCGTCTGGTCAACTGGAATTGGAACTCATCCTGTCATAAGGGATTTTATGGGGCAAGTTGGTCag ACTAACAGGCGTGCTCTAGCAACTGATGAATGGCTACGGGTTGAGGGATGTAATGATGTATATGCACTTGGTGATTGTGCAACAGTTAACCAGCGCAAAGTCATG GAAGATATCTCAGCAATATTTAAGAAGGCAGATAAGGACAACTCTGGAACACTCACAGCCAAAGAATTTCAAGAAGTCATTAATGACATTTGTGAAAGATACCCCCAAGTTGAACTTTACTTGAAGAACAAAAAAATGCGCAATATTGTTGATCTGCTCAAGGAAGACAAAGGGGATGTTGCAAAAGAATCCATTGAACTAAACATTGAAGAGTTTAAAACAGCTGTTTCTGAAGTGGATTCTCAGATGAAGTATCTCCCAGCAACAGCACAG GTTGCATCTCAACAAGGTACCTATCTCGCCACTTGCTTCAATCGCATGGAAGAAGCCGAGAAAAATCCAGAAGGCCCTCTCAGGTTCAGGGGAGAAGGCCGCCATCGTTTTCGCCCCTTCAG ATATAAGCATCTTGGACAATTTGCTCCATTGGGAGGAGAGCAAACAGCAGCACAACTTCCTGGTGACTGGGTTTCAATTGGGCACAGCACTCAGTGGCTTTGGTATTCTGTCTATGCCAG CAAGCAAGTGAGCTGGCGCACAAGGGCATTGGTGGTGACAGACTGGACAAGGCGTTTCATTTTTGGAAGGGATTCCAGTCGAATCTGA